The following proteins are encoded in a genomic region of Paenibacillus sp. FSL R7-0273:
- the mnhG gene encoding monovalent cation/H(+) antiporter subunit G encodes MIVEVLGKILVLMGAVFCGLSAFGLVRLPDVYLRSHAATKSATFGVLCVLGGAFVYFLFADGTFSIKLLLAIVFVFITSPVAGHLNGRAAYRSGVPLWTGSVRDDLKARQQNRSEDNL; translated from the coding sequence ATGATCGTTGAAGTGCTTGGTAAAATTCTCGTGCTGATGGGCGCGGTTTTCTGCGGACTCAGTGCGTTCGGCTTAGTCCGGCTGCCTGATGTCTACCTGCGTTCACATGCGGCTACCAAAAGTGCAACGTTCGGGGTGTTGTGTGTACTGGGGGGAGCGTTTGTTTACTTTCTGTTCGCAGACGGGACATTCAGCATTAAGCTGCTGCTGGCAATAGTATTCGTATTCATTACCTCTCCGGTTGCAGGACACCTCAACGGCAGGGCAGCCTACCGTTCAGGAGTGCCTTTATGGACGGGGAGTGTCAGGGATGACCTGAAAGCCCGGCAGCAAAACCGGAGTGAAGATAACCTGTAG
- a CDS encoding Na(+)/H(+) antiporter subunit F1 — protein MNQPILMAALVILALALLACLFRLLKGPTRSDRIAALDTIGIHVLAIIAVVCMLLDTQDFLEIILVIGILTFIGTTALARYIERGVVIEEEAGEQNDR, from the coding sequence ATGAACCAGCCGATATTAATGGCTGCCCTGGTCATTCTGGCCCTCGCACTGCTTGCCTGCCTGTTCCGGCTGCTGAAAGGGCCTACCCGCTCTGACCGGATTGCTGCACTGGATACGATCGGCATTCATGTACTGGCCATAATCGCAGTGGTATGCATGCTGCTGGATACACAGGATTTCCTGGAGATAATTTTGGTTATTGGAATTCTAACATTCATTGGAACCACTGCCCTGGCAAGATATATTGAGCGCGGCGTTGTGATAGAAGAGGAAGCGGGTGAGCAGAATGATCGTTGA
- a CDS encoding Na+/H+ antiporter subunit D, producing the protein MSNLLVLPVLIPLATAVILIFFKEKIRLQRGISTASGLLNLFISVFLVQRVHSDGIQTLQMGGWAPPYGIVFVGDMFAVLLVMMASLVSFAILLYSFSSIGAERERFYYYSFFHFLLVGVYGSFLTGDIFNLFVFFEVMLISSYALISLGGTRLQLRETSKYLLINIVSSTLFVAAVAYLYAAVGTLNMAHLSLRIAEAGQNGVLNVIAILFLIVFSLKAGLFLFFWLPGSYSAPPSAVRALFGALLTKVGLYAIIRTFTLLFVNDPGFTGDWIAWMAAATMILGGIGAVAYKDIPRILNYNVIISVGFVAFGLAAGTADSLNGAVFYLLHDMLAKALMFILGGMIITAAGTDRLAGMGGMIRRYPLLGWMFFILALALVGIPPLSGFAGKLLIIRGALDAGMLMLSLIALGSSFLVLYSLIKVFRLAFWGDDPEIVVPKARAGMKGTSAVAAVLLLLVIMMGLKSEAVYTYVSQAGEVLATPALYIESVMKE; encoded by the coding sequence ATGAGTAATTTACTGGTGCTGCCTGTACTGATTCCTCTGGCTACTGCAGTTATTCTGATTTTCTTTAAGGAGAAGATCCGGCTGCAGCGCGGAATCAGTACTGCCAGCGGCTTACTGAATCTTTTTATATCCGTATTTTTAGTGCAACGCGTACATTCTGACGGCATACAGACCTTGCAGATGGGGGGCTGGGCTCCGCCCTACGGAATTGTGTTTGTAGGTGATATGTTTGCCGTGCTGCTGGTCATGATGGCATCACTTGTCAGCTTTGCCATCCTGTTGTATTCCTTCTCCAGTATTGGAGCAGAGCGTGAGCGGTTTTATTATTATTCTTTTTTTCATTTTCTGCTGGTAGGGGTATACGGCTCGTTCCTGACCGGTGACATTTTCAATTTGTTCGTGTTCTTTGAGGTTATGCTGATCTCGTCATACGCCTTGATTTCACTGGGAGGGACCCGGCTTCAGCTGCGCGAAACCTCTAAATATCTGCTGATTAACATTGTTTCGTCAACACTGTTCGTTGCTGCAGTTGCATATCTCTATGCTGCGGTCGGAACGCTCAATATGGCCCATCTGTCCCTGCGGATTGCGGAAGCGGGCCAGAACGGCGTGCTGAACGTAATTGCCATTTTGTTTCTCATTGTCTTTTCCCTGAAGGCGGGACTATTCCTGTTCTTTTGGCTTCCGGGCTCATACAGCGCGCCTCCGTCTGCAGTCAGGGCGTTGTTCGGAGCGCTGCTGACCAAGGTGGGATTGTATGCTATTATCCGTACCTTTACCCTGCTGTTTGTGAACGACCCGGGCTTTACGGGAGACTGGATTGCCTGGATGGCCGCAGCAACAATGATCCTGGGCGGAATCGGAGCGGTGGCCTACAAGGATATTCCGCGGATTCTGAACTACAATGTCATTATCAGTGTGGGGTTTGTGGCCTTCGGTTTGGCTGCGGGGACCGCCGATTCCCTGAATGGTGCAGTGTTCTATCTGCTGCACGATATGCTGGCGAAAGCACTCATGTTTATTCTCGGAGGAATGATTATTACGGCTGCGGGAACCGACCGGCTGGCCGGCATGGGCGGAATGATCAGAAGGTATCCGCTGCTCGGCTGGATGTTCTTTATACTTGCACTGGCTTTGGTCGGGATTCCCCCGCTGAGCGGCTTCGCCGGTAAGCTGCTTATTATCCGGGGCGCCCTGGATGCCGGTATGCTTATGCTTTCGCTTATCGCGCTCGGCTCAAGCTTTCTCGTGCTGTACTCGTTGATCAAAGTATTCAGGCTGGCCTTTTGGGGTGATGATCCTGAGATCGTAGTGCCAAAGGCAAGGGCAGGCATGAAAGGAACTTCAGCCGTGGCGGCCGTACTGCTGCTGCTCGTGATAATGATGGGCCTTAAATCAGAGGCCGTATATACCTATGTATCGCAAGCCGGTGAAGTTCTGGCCACCCCGGCACTTTATATTGAATCCGTGATGAAGGAGTAG
- a CDS encoding Na+/H+ antiporter subunit E, which translates to MFLQILLNLLIAFLWMFINNDLSVSSFIIGYLLGVVILLFLRRLRNRPFYLRRLWAVLKLMLIFIRELTVSNFVVIGHIIRPKLAIRPGIFAYETKLSSAWEVTLLSCLICLTPGTLTLDVSANNKILYIHAIDIKDAEEMALQIRRSFEQTIMEVTRG; encoded by the coding sequence ATGTTCCTGCAAATCCTGCTTAACCTGTTGATTGCCTTCTTGTGGATGTTCATTAATAATGATCTTTCTGTCTCAAGCTTCATCATCGGCTATTTGCTGGGTGTCGTTATCTTGCTGTTCCTGAGGAGATTGCGGAACCGCCCGTTTTATCTCAGGCGCTTATGGGCGGTGCTGAAGCTGATGCTTATTTTTATCCGGGAGCTGACGGTTTCGAACTTTGTAGTCATCGGCCACATAATCCGGCCAAAACTGGCTATACGCCCCGGGATATTTGCTTACGAGACCAAGCTGTCCTCAGCGTGGGAGGTCACCCTGCTGTCCTGTCTGATCTGTCTGACACCGGGAACCTTAACACTCGATGTTTCGGCAAATAACAAAATCCTCTATATCCACGCCATTGATATTAAGGATGCCGAGGAGATGGCACTGCAAATCAGAAGAAGCTTTGAGCAAACGATCATGGAGGTGACCCGCGGATGA
- a CDS encoding Na(+)/H(+) antiporter subunit C — MELLMAVAVGILFTIGIYLILSKSLLRIVLGTSLLTHGVHLLLLTMAGLKRGAAPVLGGTADTYVDPLPQALILTSIVISFGVTAFFFVLAYRSYQTLGTDEIDSIKEEKE; from the coding sequence ATGGAGCTCCTGATGGCTGTGGCGGTAGGCATTTTATTCACTATAGGCATCTATCTTATCCTGTCAAAGAGTCTGCTGCGCATTGTGCTGGGAACATCCCTGCTGACACATGGTGTTCATTTGCTGCTTCTCACCATGGCTGGACTTAAGAGAGGCGCGGCGCCTGTATTGGGCGGTACAGCAGATACTTACGTAGATCCGCTGCCTCAGGCATTGATCCTGACCTCGATTGTAATCAGCTTTGGCGTTACGGCATTCTTCTTTGTGCTTGCGTACCGGTCTTATCAGACTTTAGGTACGGATGAAATAGACAGCATCAAGGAGGAGAAGGAATGA